In one Macadamia integrifolia cultivar HAES 741 unplaced genomic scaffold, SCU_Mint_v3 scaffold1835, whole genome shotgun sequence genomic region, the following are encoded:
- the LOC122064951 gene encoding uncharacterized protein LOC122064951 isoform X2 has product MDSCSNQQKKHGIMVEGQGGDDLDSVSSSLDVSSSLISSTHSDFLDDATTTTESSSASCSSSSPNQLSSKGPFYEMNSLMQQLPLKRGLSKYFQGKSQSFTSLSNVRSLEDLAKPENPYNKKLKYCKSDEGSSESQKTCTPKTSSKIITKKSSTNLRMNISFLGNRRPRLPPPKSNSF; this is encoded by the exons ATGGATTCTTGCAGTAACCAACAGAAGAAACATGGGATCATGGTTGAAGGTCAGGGAGGTGATGATCTTGAttcagtttcttcttctttggatgTTTCGAGCAGCTTGATTTCATCAACTCATTCAGATTTCTTGGACGATGCAACCACGACGACTGAGTCTTCTTcggcttcttgttcttcttcttctccgaaTCAGCTCTCCAGTAAAGGCCCTTTCTATGAGATGAACTCTCTCATGCAACAACTCCCTTTGAA GAGAGGGTTGTCGAAGTATTTCCAAGGGAAGTCACAATCATtcacatctttatccaatgtgAGGAGCTTAGAGGACCTTGCCAAGCCAGAGAACCCATACAACAAGAAGCTCAAGTACTGCAAAAGCGATGAAGGATCGTCAGAAAGCCAGAAAACTTGCACTCCCAAAACCAGCTCAAAGATTATCACAAAGAAGTCTTCAACCAATTTAAGGATGAACATAAGTTTCTTGGGCAACAGAAGACCTCGACTTCCTCCACCAAAATCTAAtagtttttag
- the LOC122064951 gene encoding uncharacterized protein LOC122064951 isoform X1, translating into MDSCSNQQKKHGIMVEGQGGDDLDSVSSSLDVSSSLISSTHSDFLDDATTTTESSSASCSSSSPNQLSSKGPFYEMNSLMQQLPLKRGLSKYFQGKSQSFTSLSNVRSLEDLAKPENPYNKKLKYCKSDEGSSESQKTCTPKTSSKIITKKSSTNLRMNISFLGNRRPRLPPPKSNSF; encoded by the exons ATGGATTCTTGCAGTAACCAACAGAAGAAACATGGGATCATGGTTGAAGGTCAGGGAGGTGATGATCTTGAttcagtttcttcttctttggatgTTTCGAGCAGCTTGATTTCATCAACTCATTCAGATTTCTTGGACGATGCAACCACGACGACTGAGTCTTCTTcggcttcttgttcttcttcttctccgaaTCAGCTCTCCAGTAAAGGCCCTTTCTATGAGATGAACTCTCTCATGCAACAACTCCCTTTGAA GAGAGGGTTATCGAAGTATTTCCAAGGGAAGTCACAATCATtcacatctttatccaatgtgAGGAGCTTAGAGGACCTTGCCAAGCCAGAGAACCCATACAACAAGAAGCTCAAGTACTGCAAAAGCGATGAAGGATCGTCAGAAAGCCAGAAAACTTGCACTCCCAAAACCAGCTCAAAGATTATCACAAAGAAGTCTTCAACCAATTTAAGGATGAACATAAGTTTCTTGGGCAACAGAAGACCTCGACTTCCTCCACCAAAATCTAAtagtttttag